CATGTAGATGCGCGAGCAGGACTATCCGCCGATCCAGTACAAATTTAAAAGTTGGAATGTTGATAATTATCTAGTACTTTACTTAATAGCACTAGAAAGACATCAATTTTGGAGAATTCATGGAAAGCATGTTCAGGTTGCTTAGAAAAGAGTCCGAAGCTAAAGCAGAAGGCTTTTATTTATTCAAGCGAAGCTGGAATGACTACTGGGATTATGAAACTACTTATTTGTTAGTGTTTTTTGATGAGAAGCTAACGCGTAAGGACATTGGCGAGGTGAAGATTGGAAGTTCTCATTTTGAGTACTCCAAGGAAACTCCTTCAGCTCCAATTCCGAAAAAGTTCACTCTTTTGGGATCGGAATATTTTTCATTAGGGCAGTCAACAGAGTATTATCATAACTTACGCAGTCTAGGAAATGAAATTGCTACCGCGGCATTTATTGCATTAAGAGATATCTCATATGACCTGAATATATATAAAAATGTATCAGGAAGTCAAGTAGCAAGTATTTCCCTTTTAAGATTCATTAAACCCGCTACTGTTAAAGGGCAATTTAATAGGTTGGCTCGCGGCGGATCGCGACTCGAGAACTTCAACTTTGAGTACGTTTTCCCTGAGTCAGAAGAATTTTCATTTGTTCCTAAGACGATCGACTTTAACGTAAATATTTCCTCGGTTATCCCTTCAAACGTTCAAGTTTTAATTGGAAGAAATGGAGTCGGAAAATCTACGTTACTCGATGCTATGGCTCGTACTTTCGTCCTTTCCAAAGATGGTAATGAAGAAATTAAGTCCAAGTACGGATTTTTTCGGGGTAACTCCGCGTCTGAGGATCTTCCATTTGCCAACCTAGTTTCGGTGTCATTTAGTGCCTTTGATTCTTTCACTCCAATCGCAGAGCAGAAGAATCAGGTTGATAATCACGGATATACGTACATTGGGCTTAAAGTTAAAAAGAAGAGTTTAAGTCTATTTAAAGAAGAATACGACAACGAAGAATTACTTGAACAAACATATTTCAAATCACCTCAAGAATTGAGAGATGAGTTTTCGGAAGTGGTACGTAACTGTCTTCTACCTTCAAATATTAATCGATGGAAACAAGCAATCGACTTATTAGAATCCGATCCTGTGTTTACGAGAACTGGAATAAGTCAGCATATTTCTTCCTTACTTGATGAGTACGTCGACTTGCGTTCAAGCCAAGAGAATCTTGCCGTGGTGGTGAATAGTCATGCTGCAGATCTCTCAGAATTATTTACCAAGAGGTTAAGTTCAGGCCACAAGATTGTCTTACTTACAATCTCGCACCTCGTGCTATCTGTGACTGAAAAGACCTTGGTTCTTATCGATGAACCTGAGGCACATCTTCATCCTCCACTGTTGTCAGCGTTTATGCACGCATTGTCAAATTTGATGGCTGACAGGAATGGTGTTGCGCTGTTAGCTACACATTCGCCTGTGGTACTTCAAGAAGTGCCCAAAGAATGTACTTGGATTCTGAACAGAATTGGGACTTCATCGAAGCTTGGACGACCTTCGCTTGAAACTTTTGGTGAAAATGTGGGCATCTTGACAAGCGAGGTATTTGGACTCGAAGTATCCTCAACCGGATTCCACAGACGACTTCGTGATCTTGCTCTTAAATTTGATAATTACGAGGACGCAGTCCGAGAAGTTCATGGACAATTAGGCGAAGAGGCGAAACTTATTCTCGATTCGCTTATTTGGTTAAAAAAGGCATAAAAATAATGTGGAGAACTCATCATACCCCCGATGAATTTTGTCCTCGGGAATATTCTCGGGATCAGTTTGCATATTCTGTATGGGAAAAGTGCTTAGATACAGTCAGGGACAACGACGATCCTAATTCGAATTGGTCCGTTCGTAAATCAGCATTGACTGCTTCACTCAATCTCGTTTCGTCTGCTCATGAAAAATTCTATACTTCGGCGCGAACGGATGCTCTTTGGGAGTTGGACGAGGCTAAATTTCAGAATGGCGAAAAATCGAAAGAGTATTCTGGCTGGTTGTACACCGAAAAGCTTAAAGGATACAAGGTTGTTGATAAATTACGAGAACGCATTTTATCGACCAGCATGGATGACCTATGTCCATACTGTAATCACAGAACCGTGTACGATCTGGATCATTTTCTCCCAAAAGAGAAGTTTCACCTCATAGCCGTAAATCCCTGGAACCTTGTTCCAAGCTGCAAAGAATGCAATTCGCTTAAGTCTTCATTTTCACCAAAATTTTCAGAAGAGCAATTCTATCACCCCTATTTTTCATCGACCGAGAATTTAAATTGGCTTAAGGCTAAAGTAATCGAAAGTGATAAACCGGTAATTAACTTTTATGTATCTGATGATTTTGCAGAATATGGTAGGGTGAAACGAATATTCGAGAAGTTGCAACTTAATAGACTTTATAAAGCGCAAACAGCTCGTGAGCTTCTGGTGTTTTCTAAGTCTTTCGCGAGGCTGAAACATATGCCAGAACGCATTCTTAGGCACCGTGTTAGGGAGAATCTCATCGCGAGGGGTGCAGAAAGGAGTCTGTTACCGAATGATTGGAAACGTGCCATGTTTATTGCTATGGCCGAATCTGATTGGTATTGCGACATTGGGTTTAAATCGTCGTGGTAGACTTCCGTTGACTAGCCTGTAGAAATTGCCGTCTTCTAATGAAGTCTTGGATTTTGGGTTGAGAAAGATAGCTTATTGCCTTAGTATTCCCCGTGTTTGGGTATGCATATTCGCAGTGGATAGGTGCCAATTATCTATGGAAACTGATGTCTAGATTGAATGTATTAGTTGAGCAGAACCAACGGGCGGCGTGAAGACAACGACGGTAAATCTTATTATATGTGAGTTGTTAGTCATTTCGAATACGAAGATACCTGCTTCCACGACCGATGCAGGACAAAACACCAGCTTGGAACTATGGACAACTGTCAATATTCAGGGCAATTTATTTATAGTCTTTTCTAGTGCTGAATAGAGTTAGTTGGTACCGCACTCCGGCTAGATGGTGTGAAATCGCATGGGTTCGTAGGCGTCGAAAATTAAGTCCTTATGGACAACCGATCTGTTCATTTCGTTTTCGGTTACCAACTGCCACCCAAGAGGAGCGGCTGGTAACCGAATACCAACTAGCTGTATTCATCATCCGCTAGCATCTGCGGGCTTGCATGAAGCCGTCCCGTAGTGAGTATGAGTGAATATTCAATGAAAATTACTTGAATATTTGAACTACAAATGAATCGCTGGACAAATTGGAGCTTAAACTGGCAATAAAAAGTGGATGACATGGATTGTCTGAATTGTGAGCAGAATAACCCTTGAAGGTACTGCCATTCTTGCAACGTGAAACCACTGTTCTTCTAACCGGGTATTGTTCGCCACTGTCGCTGCTTCAAGGCGGATTCTTCAACCAACTTTCGGCCTCAAATCTGTCAACGGGAACTTCACTTGACCGAGAAAGAAGAAGGCTGCGGCACACCCGGTTTATTTGTCAGCGCGGCAGCTCGTCGCCATTCCGAAAGCGCCGCGGAGATGCTACCCACGTATCAATCGGAGGATGACCTGATGATTCCTTGGGCCCAGGTTGTACGGGCATGAGGATTCACCGTCCTTCAGCAACGACGAAACCACCGCATTGCTGAATGCGGCTAGTGGGTACCCCTAGTCCGGACAGATGGTGTGAAATCTCGTTACTTCGTAGACACTGAAACTCACGGCTTCGTGGACATTGGATCTCAATACTTTGTATGTCCTGTCTCATCACATTGTGGACACACGAACTCATGACTTCGTGGACACCATGCCTCAACAGATCGTGGACAAAACAAGACTGCTTTCTGGCACTGTCGAAATCATGACAAGTGCCCTTCCGCCACGCGTGCGATCCATGATCATCAACTTCGACCCCACACAACCAGACGCCCTGAGCATCAGCGAATTCTGCAAGACTCAGAAAATTTCCCGAAGTATTTTCTATCGACTTCGGAACAGAGCCGTCAACGAATCTGCTGCGGCTCTGCACCCGCAATCCAGAGCGCCAAGGGAGCCAGCCAGGAAATACGGACCAGAAGTAATCAACGAGCTGGTGAAGATCCGTCAGAAACTCAAGAAGGATGGTTGGGATTACGGTCCCAAAACCATTCATTGCGAAGCGACGATTAACCAAGACACTTTCCCGGGCGGCAAGATTCCGTCAATTGCTACGATAGGCCGCTTACTGGCCGGCGTGGGTCACGTGGACCGCAACCCTCGCAAGCGGCCTAAATCTTCCTACGTTCCCTTCGCAAGGTCAACGGCCATGGCTCTGTGGCAACTTGATGCTTTCGAATACCGCACCGCCAAAAATCAGCTGGTCACCGTGTACCAGCTCATTGATGATGCCAGCAGATTCGATGTTGGCTCCCGAGCTTTCCAACGCCACGAGAATAGCCAGGATGCTCAAGAAGTACTTGCGCACGCCATCGCGGAGTACGGTGCACCACAAGAAGTACTCAGTGATAATTCCAAAGCGTTCAACCAGTTACGTAGCGGGACATTCGGTTCAGTAGAAATGTTTCTCGCATCCAAAGGAACCATGCCGATCACAGGGCTTCCGGGAAGGCCTACTACTCAGGGGAAGAACGAACGCTCGCACCGTACGTTGCAACGCTTCTTGACGGCGAATAAGCCACAGGATCTCGCTGATGTGCAGAGGCTACTGAAACGCTATCGAGAGCATTACAACAAACGCTGTCCACATCAATCCTTGAATCAAGCAACCCCACAGGCTGCCTGGGAACTGTTGGAGCATACACCGGCCACCGAACCGATTCACTTATCAGTGTTGGAAGCGAAAGCCGCCGAATACCTCAGTAAACGTCGCTTGGCTCAGCCTCTGGCAAGCTGGTTGGATGTGGTCGTGTCGAAGTCGGGTGAAATCATGCAAAGCACTCATGACGCCTCGGATCCCGTACCGCTGTTGGAATCTAATCAGATGCTTGTGGAAGTCACCAGAGAAAACCGGCGCACGTTCTATCAAGGGTTTCACATTTCGTTGCCGACATCGTTCGCTCGCCGTCAGTTCATCAGGACGATTACAGACACAGAATTCTTATTGTCGGACCCTGATACAAGCGAAATTGTCATGTCGTTCCCTTTACCGATGGTGGCGTTGAAAGTTGAGGGGAAGTTCGTTTCGTCGTATTCAATCAGGGGTATTCAGATGACCTTGACGACTCGTCAGTGGGAGAAGAAAGCCGAGCAGTATCGTACTGTCATTCAGGCTCGTGAGGAGCAATCGCCGACGTTCTTCGATCATCACTAGATTGTGCACGGTTACCAGCCGCTCAACGCGGTTGGTAACTGTGTACAAAGTATTGAGATCCAATGTCCACGAAGCCGTGAGTTTCAGTGTCTACGAAGTAACGAGATTTCACACCAACTAGCCGGACGTGCGGTACCAACTAACCCTATTCAGCAACCGCATTGCGTACGACGCCCGACGGTTAGATGGCCACGTGGTACGGTTTGTCCGATGCGATCCCCACGGACTCCTAACGCACCAAAGTTCACATCATCAGCGGTACCTCCTAGCAGAAATTGAAATACCAGGCCGTAAGAATTGCTCGGTACCCGGTCGCAGGAATTGAAGTACCATTTCGGGCTATTCGGCAATTGTGAACTGAACACTTCGCTAGAACAAAAAGCTGGCTCTATTGAAGAGACGATCAGTTCACGTGCGGGATGTGCATCGCTCAACGATAAGCGGTTCCAATATACAAGGTGACCCCAACCCAGAATGTGGGTGGGGTCACCCGAATTTCAATGCGATTCATTATGCCATCGAGTAGCGAGGCTCAGCCCTCCCAAGCTCGCCAAAGCTTGGCATACTTCCCATCGGATGCCAGTAGCTGTTCATGGGTTCCATCTTCAATAATTTCTCCGCGGTCCATCACTATAATCCGATCAGCGGTTCTCGCCTGGGATAAACGATGCGCGATAACTAGAGCGGTTCGTTCCTTTGTTAATGCCGCTGCTGCGATATCCAACTCGCGGGAGTTGCTGGATCCCGACTCTGCCGTAGCCTCGTCCATGACGACAATGCGTGGATTAAGTACGGCAATACGAACTAGGGCAAGATGCTGCTCTTGATGACTTGATAGTTGGTGGCCATTGGAACCCAGCATTGAGTCCAAGCCTTGGGGCAGATCGTTAATCCAGTGCGCGTGGCAAGAAGCGATTGCCGCTTGAAGCTGGGCTTCAGAGCACGGAGTAGAAGATCCGAGCGTGAGGTTCTCCCGCACGGTTCCGGAGAAGATATGAGTATCTTGCGAGATGAGCGCGATATTCTGGCGAAGACTCGTCATCTCATATGCGGAGAGCTGCTTCCCGTCTAAAGTCGCTATACCCCCGGCCGGTTCGATAATGCCGGATAAGATCCGCGCTGCAGTGGTTTTACCTGCTCCGGTGGTACCCACCAAGGCGACACATTGTCCATCGGCCAAGGACAAATCAAGATCCTTGAGCACAGCCACGTCCGAATCAAAATGATGACTTACTGCGTGCAGTGCCAGCCCGGAGGTGGTGGGTTCATGTGATTCGAGAGAAGTTTCACTGGGAATGCGACGTTTAGCTAGGAGAATACCGGTGACTCGTCGTAGTGCGATGCCTGCCTCTTGAACCATGTCAAAGAGCGTGACTACCTCAGAAATTGGATCGAAAAGTCGATGATAGAGCAAAGCGGCAGTCGTGACCGCACCCACCGTCGTGGCATCGGCCTGCACGAGGAAGAATCCTGCAGTCAGCAAGGCGGCCATGGTGACAAATTCCGCTCGATTGTTGCGCGCGAAGTAGCGGGTAAGCATACGGAACACGCGGTCTGCCACGTTGCGTGAATCGTCGCTGGCTCGTTCAAGAGCGTCAATCTGTCCTTGCGCCCAACCTTGAGAATGCAACATGGCCCGTCCGTGGAACGCATTGAGAAATGTATTGGTTCGACGGGCAAGGATCTCACGTTCTTCGCGATATAACGGTGCACTTCGCGGTAAGTACCAGCGCAAGGACAGCCAGTACATTGGGACGGCGATCAACCCGGTGAGACCCAAAACCCAGTGCAGGGTAAATAACCCTGGAACCGAGAGCACCAGCAGGGTGGCCGCGGACAAGAAGGCCGGCAAAAGCCACGCGACGGCTTGAGAAATCAATCGAGAATCATCGGATACGCGTGAGACGAGCTCGCCATCACCGGCGCGCTCCAAGATTCCCGATTCCAAATTCAACGCATGCTCAACCGCGTCTTCTCGAAGAGTGGCCACCGTAGGTTCAGCAATTTTCGCGTAGAGAACTCGGGCATACCAGGTGAGCGCGGCACCGAAGACCAACGAGGCAGCGATGGCAAGTAAGCATCGGACCAGCGTGGGTTCAGGGTTGTTAGTGCCCAATGCATCAACAAGAATGCCTATAGCAAAGGGCGTGATCATGGCAGTGGCCGAGGCTGCCAAGGTGATCAGCGAGGCCCAGATGATCAACCAGCGTTGCGGGCGTAGAGTACGACCCAAAACCCGCCAAGCTGTTCCAATGCTGGCCGTGGGAAGTGCGGAGGGTACTTGATCCGTGTTTTCGGGGGCGAGGCTCATCGACTGACCACCTTTTCATAGGTTGACTTTGCACAGAGATCTAGGTGCGTGGAGCGGGCGATTGATCCATCGCGATCAACGAAAACTACTTCATCTGCCGCATGCAATAAGGTGGGTGAGGTGCTCAGGATGAGTAAAGTTCCTGCACCTGTACCGCTTTCTTGAGCGTGTTCGCGCCACCGGAGCAACCCCTGGGCGATGTTTGCTTCGGTCACCGAATCTACTGCGCTGGTGGGCTCTTGAAGCACTCTGATCAACGGGCCGCCTGCCAAAGCGCGGGCCAGTGCGATGCGCTGTCGTTGCCCGCCGGAAAGGTTAAAACCACGCCCTTGCACGAGATGTTCTAAACCCTCGGGGAAGTTTTCTAGTAATTCATCGACACCGCTGGCTCGCAGCAGTAGTTCTAATGATCGTGGATCAGGAACCGGAGCTTCACCAAAAATGTTTTCCCTGATGGTTCCTTCGACTAGGTGTGCCTGATGAGGGGCCAACCTCAACAGATTCGGCAGGTAGGCCGGGTCAATGAGTGAAATATCGATCCCATCGAGCAGAAGATGTTGCAACGAATCAGCTGAGTTTGGTGCTGCTTTCTGCTGGCGATTTCCAAGGCTGAGTGTTGTCGCTAGTTGTGCTCGCAGGGAATCTTCAGCGCACACCAGCACCGTGAAGCTGTCGGGAGCCAGGGTGAGAGGGCGATCGGATAACGCGGGTAAATCGATGGTCAGTGCGCACTTAGCGCGCGGAATCGGACGTTGATCCCCGGAGGATTCTGCGCCATCCTCTAGCAAGGCTGCGATGCGATCGGCAGCGGCAAGAGACCGGGTTCGGGCTTCCACGGTAGAAACCAAAGTGCCCAGGGGAGTGGAGAGGAACTGAGCCACTCCCAGCACGCCGAGTAGTGCGCCGATGCTCATGTGGCCAGCCAGAACCTGCCAAGTACCCAAACCTGCAGCGGCTAACAAGACGGTCCCGGAGACTAAAACCTGGGCAGCGTCGATGCGTCCGGAGGCGGAAGCTGACACAATTCCAGCACTTGCGGCCCGTTGGCTGGCATCACGATAACGAGCGGCAGCCTGATCGTGACCACCAATGCCACGCAATACCTGAACACCGGCCATAAGGTCGGCGGCCGCGGCGCCAGAGGCTGCGATATCTGCCTGAAGGTTATCGCTGGCTTTGCTAAGTCGTGGGGTGAGCCAACGCAGCGCAGCCATCCCCAAAGGGGTGATGACCAGTACCGACAGACCCACCCAAAGATTGGCCCAGAGCAGGTAGGCGGCGCAGACCAAGAGGCCACACAAAGCGCTAAGGCCCAACGAAGCTTGGCGGATAATCGACGCGCTCACATCGGTGTCAACCGAGGTGATGGTCGCTATTTCTCCGGGCATGCGGTGAGTTTGTGGCCGGTAGTCAGGAGCCATGACATGTTCGGCAATACGCGTGCGCAGGTGGTGAACTTGTCGGTTCATTCCAGAATTTCCTAGGCGAGCTCCAAAACGATAACCAAAGGAGAGCATCGCGAAACACAGTCCCAGTGCGGTGAGCCAAAGGACCAGTTGGGTCATGGTGCCACCGGCTATTGCATGATCAATGGTTGCGCCAATCAGGGCAGGGACGAGTGCTTCGCCAGCTGTCCAGCATGAGAGCAGGGCGACCGCAGCGATGATTCGTCGACGTTCTGCGTGCAGTGAGGCACGCAACAATAATGACCCGGAGGGGCGAGGTGAGGACATGGAATTCATAATATGTTATAAATATGTTTCGTAACTACCAAAGGTTAGCCTATGATAAGTTTTTCGGGGTGTATGGCCTCTCTGGCGCTATGCACACCCGCCCCTCCAACACTAAGGATCACTCGCATGTCCCGGACTTTCGCACGCGCTTTGCTAGCCCCAGCGGCGCTGTTGGCACTGGCCTCACTATCACTGACAGGTTGTGGGCAATCTTCAGGCCAGGCCGCCGAAAATACTTCTTCATCAGCGGATCAGACACCCCTTAAAACGGTGGATCCGCAGGGGCACGAGGTAAGTTTGGATCAGCAGCCCACCGCCGCCCTTGGCTTCTACACCACCGACGTTGACATCCTGGCAACCCTCGGCATTCCATTGGCTGCCGAACAGCCCATTCGTGGTGATTCTGGGTTCACGACATTCCCCGATTACTTCCCTCAGGAAGCACTTGCAGGGGTGACCCCTTTCGCTAACTACCCGGAGTTCAACTATGAACGGGTACTGGGTGCAGCTCCTGATCTCATTCTTAATGGATTAGGCTACGATGCCGAAGTCCACGAGAAACTCGCAGCGATCGCTCCGACCTACACCACCAATGCCTTTGATGGCGAAACCTGGCAGTCGCACTTTGAACAGACCGCTAAAGACTTGGGTCGCCAAGAGCAGTATGACCAGTGGCTGAAGGAGTACCAACAGGACGGTGCAGAAGCCAAGAAAGCCATCGATGAAGCAGACAACGGAGACCTGACGGTTGCTACCTTGGGCTACTGGGACGGCAAGGTCAATGTTGACTGCTACTCGTACCTGGAATGCGGTGTCTTTGACACGATCGGTTTGAAGACCGAAGAGCTGAGCAAGCAAAAAGGTTTGAGCCTGTCCTTAGAAGAACTGGATCAGCTCAAGAACGTTGATGCGGTGTGGATGTCCATGGGTGTTGGAGAGGACTCGCAGGCAGAACTGGATAAGTCCATCGCTGCCATGGAGAAGTCGCCGTACTGGAAGAACCTGCCATTCGTAAAAAATAACCGGATCTATACCTACAACATGGAAATGACCTATGGCTCGCCTTCAGGCGCCGTAGCGTTCATGGATCAAGTACGCAGCGATCTAACCAAGTAGTCCAGGCGTTCTGCTTGGGCCGGACGCAGCAGTGATTTCTTCATTGCCGCTCCGGCCCGCAGAGCATCACAGCAAACATCCCCATTCCAGCTCAGCCCCAGAATCATCGGTGATCCCCAAATAATCTCCGGTGCATCGCGTCAACAGGATCAGTCAATGGAAATCTTTGAAGCTGCCGTTCAATCCACTCATCATCTCTCGCCCACCCTGAAGCGACTGCGCTTTAGCATTCAAGGATTTACCAGCACCGGAATTGGAGATGAATACGTCAGGCTCTTCTTCCCGCATACCGAAGATCGCAACCTTCTGAGCCTGCCGGTGGCTGACGGTGACACCTGGCGCACCGTGGAAGGCCAACCAGATGCACCGATGCGTACCTACACCATCCGTGATGCTGGTGAAGGATGGATCGAGATTGACTTCGTTGTTCATGAGGGTGGCATCGCCGCAGCTTGGGCACTTGAAGCTCAAGAAGGCGATCGGATTGGGTTGAATTCGCCCACCGGTCTCTATGATTGCCCGCCGGAAACTACCTCCCAAGTGTTGATCTGCGACCTGACCGGACTGCCAGCTGCCGTACGCATTGCCGAACTCAGCGATGCTCAACTGCGTACCGAACTGGTGGTGGAGATTCCCGATGAATCATCTCGCCTAGACCTCAGCTACCTGCCACAAGTCACGGTCCAGTGGATCGTGGCTGGCAATGGGATAGCCCCCAGCGTACTTCCACAGGTGGCCCGCAAAGCCGTGGAACGACTAGGGGGCAACGAACAGCGGCCCTATGTGTGGGTGGCCGGTCAGTCGGCGGCGTTGCGCGAGATTCGTAAGATGCTGCATCGGGAACTGCGGTGGCCCAACACCCAGTACAAGGTGATTGGCTACTGGGTAGAACTAGCAGAAAAATGGCGCGAACGATGGGATGCCTTGGATCCTACGACCAAGTCCTCCCTCGATGCACTGTGGGAGAGTTTTGAGGATCAAGACGAGGCGCTCATCGCCTACGAATCTGAACTTGCGCGTCTGGGCCTGTGAACATGGTGACTTCCACGCAACGTGGCGATACCGAACATGCGCCCCCGCGTGCCGCAGAAACACAGCAGAAGCCGGATGCGCCTGAGAGTTCAGAACTGCCACCTGCCACAGGCAATCTCGTAGATTCCACCGGTGCGAAACTTGCATGGTTAGTTGGACTGGTCATTCTCCTCGCCTTCACCATACTGTGCTCATTGGCTTTTGGTAGTCGGCATATCGACTTTTCTGTGGCGTGGAGCAGTATCGTGGATCCATCGTTGAACTCAGAGGAAGTTCAGGTCATCAGGCAGCTAAGGATCCCGCGCACGGTTTTGGGGGTATTGGCTGGAATCGCCTTAGGCGTAGCCGGTGCGCTGATCCAGGCCCTGACCCGAAATCCACTGGCTGACCCCGGAATTCTCGGCGTGAATGCCGGAGCACAATTCGCGTTGGTTACCGCCAGCTTCTTCCTCGGCTCCCTGTCGGTGATTGCCTCGATTTGGTGGGCACTGGCTGGAGCGTTGGTAGCTACCCTTGCGGTATATGGGCTATCCCTGTCGCGCAATGGGCGTAGTGCTGAGCCTGCCACTTTGGTGCTGGCCGGTGTCGCCTTCGGTGCAGTTCTTTCCGGTGTCACAACTGCCCTGGTACTAATCAGGCCACAAATTTTTGACATGATGCGGGTTTATGCGGCCGGAAATATTAACGGACACGAGCTCTCCACCGTCCTGGTGATCGTGCCCTTCGTTGCAGTAGGACTGCTCATTTCACTGTGCTGTGCCGGGTCGCTGAATGCGATCGCCTTGGGTGATGCTCCGGCTAAGGCTTTGGGCGTTCGTATCGCACCGGTGCGTATCGCTGTGATCACCTCGGTGACGCTGCTGTGTGGAGCTGCCACTGCGTTGGCTGGTCCCATCGGTTTTGTTGGATTGATGATTCCACATGTGGTGCGATGGCTCTTTGGCGTTCAACAAGGGTGGATTTTGGTTTTCACCATGGTGCTCGCACCGGTACTCCTACTCGGCTCGGACATTCTTGGCAGGATCATTTTGCCTAATACCGAGGTGTCCGCCGGAATTGTCACCGCGTTCCTTGGGGCTCCAGTGTTACTCATTTTGGCCCGCCGAAAGAAAGCGAGCACGCTATGAGTACTAAGAGCGTGATTGATCTTCCGTCGCCGACAGAACTTTCGGCAGCCCAAGACTTAGTCGTCCCCACCGGGCGCCGGGAAATCCAAGTGCGGCTGGGTCGGTGGGCCTGGCGTATTGACCGCACCTCGACGTTGGTTGCCATACTGTTAGCGGTGGCGGCCCTGCTCACCGGATTCATTTCGTTAGCCTTGGGTGACATCCGTGTTCCCTTTGACCAGATTCTGCCTGCACTGCTGGGAGATTCCGAGCGCCGTTATGAGGTGGTGGTGCGCGATTGGCGTTTGACCCGAATGATTCTGGCCTTAGTCTTCGGTTTTGCCTTGGGTATTTCTGGAGCCCTGTTCCAGTCGCTGACACGCAATCCGCTTGGTAGCCCTGATGTCATCGGATTTAGTTCGGGCGCATACACCGTGGCTTTGGCGCTCATGCTGTTCACCACCGCCAGTGCGACACAGATCGCTCTTGGGTCGATTGTTGGTGGC
The nucleotide sequence above comes from Glutamicibacter sp. B1. Encoded proteins:
- a CDS encoding IS481 family transposase encodes the protein MTSALPPRVRSMIINFDPTQPDALSISEFCKTQKISRSIFYRLRNRAVNESAAALHPQSRAPREPARKYGPEVINELVKIRQKLKKDGWDYGPKTIHCEATINQDTFPGGKIPSIATIGRLLAGVGHVDRNPRKRPKSSYVPFARSTAMALWQLDAFEYRTAKNQLVTVYQLIDDASRFDVGSRAFQRHENSQDAQEVLAHAIAEYGAPQEVLSDNSKAFNQLRSGTFGSVEMFLASKGTMPITGLPGRPTTQGKNERSHRTLQRFLTANKPQDLADVQRLLKRYREHYNKRCPHQSLNQATPQAAWELLEHTPATEPIHLSVLEAKAAEYLSKRRLAQPLASWLDVVVSKSGEIMQSTHDASDPVPLLESNQMLVEVTRENRRTFYQGFHISLPTSFARRQFIRTITDTEFLLSDPDTSEIVMSFPLPMVALKVEGKFVSSYSIRGIQMTLTTRQWEKKAEQYRTVIQAREEQSPTFFDHH
- a CDS encoding AAA family ATPase, producing the protein MESMFRLLRKESEAKAEGFYLFKRSWNDYWDYETTYLLVFFDEKLTRKDIGEVKIGSSHFEYSKETPSAPIPKKFTLLGSEYFSLGQSTEYYHNLRSLGNEIATAAFIALRDISYDLNIYKNVSGSQVASISLLRFIKPATVKGQFNRLARGGSRLENFNFEYVFPESEEFSFVPKTIDFNVNISSVIPSNVQVLIGRNGVGKSTLLDAMARTFVLSKDGNEEIKSKYGFFRGNSASEDLPFANLVSVSFSAFDSFTPIAEQKNQVDNHGYTYIGLKVKKKSLSLFKEEYDNEELLEQTYFKSPQELRDEFSEVVRNCLLPSNINRWKQAIDLLESDPVFTRTGISQHISSLLDEYVDLRSSQENLAVVVNSHAADLSELFTKRLSSGHKIVLLTISHLVLSVTEKTLVLIDEPEAHLHPPLLSAFMHALSNLMADRNGVALLATHSPVVLQEVPKECTWILNRIGTSSKLGRPSLETFGENVGILTSEVFGLEVSSTGFHRRLRDLALKFDNYEDAVREVHGQLGEEAKLILDSLIWLKKA
- a CDS encoding HNH endonuclease signature motif containing protein, encoding MWRTHHTPDEFCPREYSRDQFAYSVWEKCLDTVRDNDDPNSNWSVRKSALTASLNLVSSAHEKFYTSARTDALWELDEAKFQNGEKSKEYSGWLYTEKLKGYKVVDKLRERILSTSMDDLCPYCNHRTVYDLDHFLPKEKFHLIAVNPWNLVPSCKECNSLKSSFSPKFSEEQFYHPYFSSTENLNWLKAKVIESDKPVINFYVSDDFAEYGRVKRIFEKLQLNRLYKAQTARELLVFSKSFARLKHMPERILRHRVRENLIARGAERSLLPNDWKRAMFIAMAESDWYCDIGFKSSW
- a CDS encoding ABC transporter ATP-binding protein, translating into MSLAPENTDQVPSALPTASIGTAWRVLGRTLRPQRWLIIWASLITLAASATAMITPFAIGILVDALGTNNPEPTLVRCLLAIAASLVFGAALTWYARVLYAKIAEPTVATLREDAVEHALNLESGILERAGDGELVSRVSDDSRLISQAVAWLLPAFLSAATLLVLSVPGLFTLHWVLGLTGLIAVPMYWLSLRWYLPRSAPLYREEREILARRTNTFLNAFHGRAMLHSQGWAQGQIDALERASDDSRNVADRVFRMLTRYFARNNRAEFVTMAALLTAGFFLVQADATTVGAVTTAALLYHRLFDPISEVVTLFDMVQEAGIALRRVTGILLAKRRIPSETSLESHEPTTSGLALHAVSHHFDSDVAVLKDLDLSLADGQCVALVGTTGAGKTTAARILSGIIEPAGGIATLDGKQLSAYEMTSLRQNIALISQDTHIFSGTVRENLTLGSSTPCSEAQLQAAIASCHAHWINDLPQGLDSMLGSNGHQLSSHQEQHLALVRIAVLNPRIVVMDEATAESGSSNSRELDIAAAALTKERTALVIAHRLSQARTADRIIVMDRGEIIEDGTHEQLLASDGKYAKLWRAWEG
- a CDS encoding ABC transporter ATP-binding protein, which gives rise to MSSPRPSGSLLLRASLHAERRRIIAAVALLSCWTAGEALVPALIGATIDHAIAGGTMTQLVLWLTALGLCFAMLSFGYRFGARLGNSGMNRQVHHLRTRIAEHVMAPDYRPQTHRMPGEIATITSVDTDVSASIIRQASLGLSALCGLLVCAAYLLWANLWVGLSVLVITPLGMAALRWLTPRLSKASDNLQADIAASGAAAADLMAGVQVLRGIGGHDQAAARYRDASQRAASAGIVSASASGRIDAAQVLVSGTVLLAAAGLGTWQVLAGHMSIGALLGVLGVAQFLSTPLGTLVSTVEARTRSLAAADRIAALLEDGAESSGDQRPIPRAKCALTIDLPALSDRPLTLAPDSFTVLVCAEDSLRAQLATTLSLGNRQQKAAPNSADSLQHLLLDGIDISLIDPAYLPNLLRLAPHQAHLVEGTIRENIFGEAPVPDPRSLELLLRASGVDELLENFPEGLEHLVQGRGFNLSGGQRQRIALARALAGGPLIRVLQEPTSAVDSVTEANIAQGLLRWREHAQESGTGAGTLLILSTSPTLLHAADEVVFVDRDGSIARSTHLDLCAKSTYEKVVSR